A window from Molothrus ater isolate BHLD 08-10-18 breed brown headed cowbird chromosome 24, BPBGC_Mater_1.1, whole genome shotgun sequence encodes these proteins:
- the LOC118695368 gene encoding PE-PGRS family protein PE_PGRS26-like, translating into MFKMKPTPEEEPKIPIIIYEKSGEHTTPGDEPKKERNSDEKSWDETNHGDKPKDGDGPEDGPGGGPGDGPDGGPNNGPNSGKVHRKFGQGEVGGAAAGSGTLLCLAQSAQHCSGSFAVHAHVLPSFLPFSFSGENGSGIRTVIGATVGAGLAVVGLPVFIGALGFTGAGIAAGSVAAKMMSAAAIANGGGVAAGSTVAVLQSIGAAGLSLGAKVGLGSAGAATGAWFFKGKKPPSDNPKKG; encoded by the exons ATGTTCAAGATGAAGCCAACTCCAGAGGAGGAACCCAAGATCCCCATAATTATATATGAGAAATCTGGGGAGCACACAACTCCTGGTGATGAGCCCAAGAAGGAGAGAAATTCAGATGAGAAATCCTGGGATGAGACAAATCATGGTGACAAACCCAAGGATGGGGATGGTCCTGAGGATGGTCCTGGGGGTGGTCCTGGGGATGGTCCTGATGGTGGTCCCAACAATGGGCCTAATTCAGGTAAAGTTCACAGGAAGTTTGG GCAGGGGGAGgttggaggagctgctgctggctctgggaccctgctctgcctggcacagagtgctcagcactgctcagggagCTTTGCTGTCCATGCTcatgtccttccttccttcctgccattttctttctcagggGAGAATGGAAGTGGCATTAGAACTGTCATTGGAGCCACAGTGGGAGCAG gattGGCAGTGGTTGGCCTCCCGGTGTTCATCGGCGCGCTGGGGTTCACCGGGGCCGGCATCGCCGCTGGCTCCGTCGCTGCCAAGATGATGTCGGCAGCTGCCATCGCCAACGGCGGCGgagtggctgctggcagcactgtggctgtgctgcagtccATCG gagctgcaggtctTTCTCTTGGAGCCAAAgttgggctgggctcagctggtgCAGCAACCGGTGCCTGGTTCTTCAAAGGGAAGAAACCTCCAAGTGACAACCCcaaaaaaggataa
- the LOC118695611 gene encoding interferon alpha-inducible protein 27-like protein 2A, with the protein MGKNGSGIGTVIGATVGAGLALVGLPVFIGALGFTGAGIAAGSVAAKMMSAAAIANGGGVAAGSTVAVLQSIGAAGLSLGAKVGLGSAGAATGAWFFKG; encoded by the exons ATGG ggAAGAATGGAAGTGGCATTGGAACTGTCATTGGAGCCACAGTGGGAGCAG gattGGCATTGGTTGGCCTCCCGGTGTTCATCGGCGCGCTGGGGTTCACCGGGGCCGGCATCGCCGCGGGCTCCGTCGCTGCCAAGATGATGTCGGCAGCTGCCATCGCCAACGGCGGCGgagtggctgctggcagcactgtggctgtgctgcagtccATCG gagctgcaggtctTTCTCTTGGAGCCAAAgttgggctgggctcagctggtgCAGCAACCGGTGCCTGGTTCTTCAAAGGGTAG
- the LOC118695610 gene encoding interferon alpha-inducible protein 27-like protein 2A gives MGARVVTVGIVILLIIGSAIGGAAAKDRSSEGENGSGIGTVIGATVGAGLAVVGLPVFIGALGFTGAGIAAGSVAAKMMSAAAIANGGGVAAGSTVAVLQSIGAAGLSLGAKVGLTAALGSAGAATGAQLTE, from the exons ATGG GTGCACGTGTAGTCACCGTTGGAATCGTCATTCTGCTCATCATTGGGTCTGCAATTGGAG gagcagctgcaaagGATCGCTCCTCTGAGG ggGAGAATGGAAGTGGCATTGGAACTGTCATTGGAGCCACAGTGGGAGCAG gattGGCAGTGGTTGGCCTCCCGGTGTTCATCGGCGCGCTGGGGTTCACCGGGGCCGGCATCGCCGCTGGCTCCGTCGCTGCCAAGATGATGTCGGCAGCTGCCATCGCCAACGGCGGCGgagtggctgctggcagcactgtggctgtgctgcagtccATCG gagctgcaggtctTTCTCTTGGAGCCAAAGTTGGGCtgactgctgccctgggctcagctggtgCAGCAACCGGTGCCCAGCTAACTGAGTGA